A DNA window from Bdellovibrio sp. BCCA contains the following coding sequences:
- a CDS encoding phosphatase domain-containing protein has product MADWRDRSEMNGDVVFFRYVSEGMEKSHDEVFIWDIDKTYLDTTIDSLSGLMTTVLERALNKKNIPGTNTLMQSLSEYRKQQKGYMYFPIYFISASPPQMEERISEKFALDNIRPFGCFYKDNLANLRPGRFWRLTKQVGYKLQALLQLRTRLADNVRQICWGDDSETDAIIYNLYSDICSRRLGANDIRTTLEKLNVTGEQVNTILELQANIPENDPVEKIYINLATDTDPDYYLKFGRRTLATYNTFQVALDLYQDHRLGLEGIYSVIQDMIYNYGYTPEELMKSFDEFIRRGVLGERAFLEVKAFFIEKGLLHSSFEPSVQPLKEKKVEDGRVFEMEGVHEPWIPDRIDYLHDYR; this is encoded by the coding sequence ATGGCTGATTGGCGCGATCGCAGTGAAATGAATGGTGATGTGGTTTTTTTCCGTTACGTTTCTGAGGGAATGGAAAAAAGTCATGACGAGGTCTTTATATGGGACATCGATAAGACTTATTTGGACACCACCATCGATTCACTCTCGGGCTTGATGACCACGGTTCTTGAGCGCGCGCTTAATAAGAAAAACATTCCAGGCACGAACACCTTGATGCAGTCTTTGTCGGAGTACCGCAAGCAGCAAAAAGGTTACATGTATTTTCCGATTTATTTTATTTCGGCGTCTCCTCCACAAATGGAGGAAAGAATTTCTGAAAAATTCGCGCTGGATAACATCCGTCCTTTCGGTTGTTTTTATAAGGACAATCTGGCGAATCTTCGTCCCGGCCGCTTTTGGCGTTTGACGAAACAGGTGGGCTACAAGCTGCAGGCACTTTTGCAACTGCGCACGCGCTTGGCCGATAACGTTCGTCAAATCTGTTGGGGAGATGACAGCGAAACAGACGCGATCATTTATAATCTCTACTCAGACATTTGTTCACGTCGTTTGGGCGCGAATGACATTCGCACGACTCTTGAAAAATTAAACGTCACCGGCGAGCAGGTGAATACCATTCTGGAACTTCAGGCCAACATTCCTGAAAATGATCCGGTGGAAAAAATCTATATCAACCTCGCCACAGACACAGATCCTGATTACTATTTGAAATTTGGTCGCAGAACACTCGCAACGTACAACACATTTCAAGTGGCTTTGGATTTATACCAAGATCATCGCTTAGGCCTTGAGGGAATTTATTCCGTCATCCAAGACATGATTTACAACTACGGCTACACACCTGAAGAACTGATGAAAAGCTTCGACGAATTCATCCGTCGCGGCGTTTTAGGCGAAAGAGCTTTCTTAGAAGTAAAAGCCTTCTTCATTGAAAAAGGACTTCTGCATTCTTCTTTTGAGCCTTCAGTGCAACCACTCAAAGAAAAGAA